A region from the Terriglobia bacterium genome encodes:
- the aceA gene encoding isocitrate lyase — protein MSTNGANGKNGKTHTEWSTSSRWAGITRSYRHEDVLRLRGSVQIEYTVARLGAERLWELMHTEPYVPALGAITGNQAIEMVQAGLKAIYASGWQVAADNNSAGDVYPDQSLYPSDSAPALVKKLNRALLRADQIDSVEGKNGTHWLAPIVADAEAGFGGSLNAYELMKSMIEAGAAAVHFEDQLSSAKKCGHLGGKVVVPTREFIEKLTAARLAADVCGAPTILIARTDADSAGLLLSDADPRDREFIHGQRTPEGFFQFRGGIEAAIARGLAYAPYADMLWCETSKPDLAEAKKFADAIHAQFPGKLLAYNCSPSFNWKKKLDDASIAGFQQELGKMGYKFQFVTLAGFHALNLSMFDLARGYAQSGMTAYSRLQQEEFAAQELGYRGVTHQRFVGTGYFDEIAQVVSGGKSSTTALAGSTEREQFHGHAAIPAAAESAAASAGSAA, from the coding sequence ATGTCCACGAACGGCGCAAACGGCAAGAACGGGAAAACGCACACGGAGTGGAGCACCAGTTCCCGCTGGGCAGGGATCACCCGCTCGTACCGCCACGAGGACGTGCTGCGCCTGCGTGGCTCCGTGCAGATCGAATACACGGTGGCCCGCCTGGGCGCGGAGCGCCTCTGGGAGCTGATGCACACGGAACCTTACGTTCCCGCACTCGGGGCCATCACCGGGAATCAGGCCATCGAGATGGTCCAGGCCGGCCTGAAGGCCATCTACGCCAGCGGCTGGCAGGTCGCCGCGGACAACAACAGCGCGGGCGACGTCTACCCCGACCAGAGCCTCTATCCCTCAGATAGCGCCCCCGCTCTGGTGAAAAAGCTCAACCGCGCCCTGTTGCGCGCCGATCAGATCGACAGTGTCGAGGGGAAAAACGGCACGCACTGGCTCGCGCCCATCGTCGCCGACGCCGAGGCCGGCTTTGGCGGCTCCCTCAACGCCTACGAGCTGATGAAGTCCATGATCGAAGCGGGCGCCGCAGCCGTGCACTTCGAAGACCAGCTCTCCTCGGCCAAGAAGTGCGGGCACCTGGGCGGCAAGGTCGTCGTGCCCACGCGCGAATTCATCGAGAAGCTGACCGCTGCGCGCCTGGCCGCCGACGTCTGCGGCGCGCCCACCATCCTCATCGCGCGCACCGACGCCGACAGCGCCGGCCTGCTGCTCTCCGACGCCGACCCGCGCGACCGCGAATTCATTCACGGCCAGCGCACGCCGGAAGGCTTCTTCCAGTTCCGCGGCGGCATCGAGGCGGCCATCGCCCGCGGGCTGGCCTATGCTCCCTATGCCGACATGCTGTGGTGCGAAACCTCCAAGCCGGATCTCGCCGAGGCGAAGAAATTCGCCGACGCCATCCACGCCCAGTTTCCGGGCAAGCTGCTGGCCTACAACTGCTCGCCGTCGTTCAACTGGAAGAAGAAGCTCGACGACGCCAGCATCGCCGGCTTCCAGCAGGAGCTGGGCAAGATGGGCTACAAATTCCAGTTCGTGACCCTGGCCGGCTTCCATGCCCTGAACCTGAGCATGTTCGATCTCGCGCGCGGCTACGCACAGAGCGGAATGACCGCCTACTCCAGGCTGCAGCAGGAGGAGTTCGCCGCGCAGGAGCTGGGCTACCGCGGGGTGACGCACCAGCGCTTCGTGGGCACCGGCTACTTCGACGAAATCGCCCAAGTGGTCTCCGGGGGCAAGTCCTCGACCACGGCCCTGGCCGGCTCCACCGAGAGGGAGCAATTCCACGGCCACGCCGCCATTCCGGCCGCCGCGGAATCCGCCGCCGCATCGGCCGGCTCCGCGGCGTAA
- a CDS encoding class A beta-lactamase-related serine hydrolase, with the protein MKPISRAVTLVLSFILLGSLAHAQSKPAPAAGVEPLKSQIQAIRRAFPGDMSVYMKNLANGEEIALDADSTYETFSVIKLAIMAEVLRQAEAGKFSLDDRLVLKPGDQRLPSGVLYTLQPGLNPSIRDLVTLMIIISDNAATDLLADKVGRASVTSTMHGLGLKNTSIQFSDLDWDRTWLGSLDSSYKNATGDKTIQFPFGQYTEAQVQQAFGKTIWDAGIYFGHSTAREIGRLLEMIQQGKLVSKPASEFMLATLEKQQVNNRFPKYLRDVTVAHKTGDGQPFIANDAGILFVKNQPIVLVVFTGHHRGETEPLHDAIARVAALVASHYGAQLTSGYKPQ; encoded by the coding sequence ATGAAACCCATTTCGCGTGCAGTGACTCTCGTATTGTCGTTTATTTTGCTGGGTTCGCTGGCTCATGCGCAGTCGAAGCCCGCTCCCGCCGCCGGAGTGGAGCCGCTCAAATCGCAGATTCAGGCCATCCGCCGGGCATTTCCCGGCGACATGTCCGTTTATATGAAGAACCTGGCGAACGGGGAAGAGATCGCGCTCGACGCCGATTCGACCTACGAAACCTTCAGCGTCATCAAACTCGCCATCATGGCGGAAGTCCTGCGCCAGGCCGAAGCCGGGAAGTTCTCTCTCGATGATCGCCTCGTCCTGAAACCCGGAGATCAGCGGCTGCCTTCCGGCGTGCTGTACACCCTGCAGCCGGGGCTGAATCCCTCCATTCGCGACCTCGTCACCCTGATGATCATCATCAGCGACAACGCCGCCACGGACCTGCTCGCCGACAAGGTCGGCCGCGCCAGCGTCACCAGCACCATGCACGGCCTCGGCCTGAAGAACACCTCCATCCAATTCTCCGACCTCGATTGGGACCGCACCTGGCTGGGCTCGCTCGACTCCAGCTACAAAAACGCCACCGGCGACAAGACCATCCAGTTTCCCTTCGGCCAATACACCGAAGCGCAGGTACAGCAGGCGTTCGGGAAAACCATCTGGGATGCGGGAATCTATTTCGGCCACAGCACGGCGCGTGAGATCGGCCGGTTGCTGGAGATGATCCAGCAGGGCAAGCTCGTTTCCAAGCCCGCCAGCGAATTCATGCTCGCTACGCTCGAAAAACAGCAGGTCAACAATCGCTTCCCGAAATATCTGCGCGACGTTACGGTCGCCCACAAAACCGGCGACGGCCAGCCCTTCATCGCCAATGACGCCGGCATCCTCTTCGTCAAGAATCAGCCCATCGTCCTCGTCGTCTTCACCGGTCACCATCGCGGCGAGACCGAGCCCCTCCACGACGCCATCGCCCGCGTCGCCGCCCTCGTCGCCAGCCACTACGGCGCCCAGCTCACTTCCGGCTACAAGCCGCAGTAG
- a CDS encoding glycerophosphodiester phosphodiesterase yields the protein MLVIAHRGASGHAPENTLAAFRRALTCGAGFIETDLHLSRDAHFVAIHDDTLERTTNGQGLIHDHSLAELRRLDAGSWFGSEFAGERIPTLDEIFEFSRQNDVVFYLELKLAGTWGAEHALVSALRQSGEIPRAVVMSFDPRVLVSLRGSEPMLMTALLYDGTLAEPFEQAISSGVRQIAARSDLVTPALLREARRRDLQVVCWTVNHPAQMRALVAAGVDGIISDYPDRVVAAAKEKRGSRS from the coding sequence GTGCTGGTGATTGCGCACCGCGGGGCCTCCGGCCATGCCCCGGAAAACACGCTGGCGGCGTTTCGCCGCGCGCTGACCTGCGGAGCCGGATTCATCGAGACCGACCTGCACCTCTCGCGCGACGCGCATTTCGTGGCCATCCATGACGATACGCTGGAGCGCACGACGAATGGGCAGGGTCTGATCCACGACCATTCGCTGGCGGAGCTGCGGCGGCTGGATGCCGGGTCGTGGTTCGGAAGCGAATTTGCCGGCGAGCGCATTCCGACGCTGGACGAGATCTTCGAGTTTTCGCGGCAGAACGACGTGGTGTTCTATCTGGAATTGAAGCTCGCCGGTACTTGGGGAGCGGAGCACGCGCTGGTGAGCGCGCTGCGGCAGTCGGGGGAAATTCCCCGGGCCGTGGTGATGTCGTTCGACCCGCGCGTGCTGGTGTCGCTGCGGGGGAGCGAGCCGATGCTGATGACCGCGCTGCTCTACGACGGCACACTGGCCGAGCCCTTCGAGCAGGCGATCTCCTCCGGGGTGCGGCAGATTGCCGCGCGCAGCGACCTGGTGACACCCGCGCTGCTCCGCGAGGCGCGGCGGCGGGACCTGCAGGTGGTGTGCTGGACGGTGAACCACCCGGCGCAGATGCGCGCGCTGGTAGCCGCGGGAGTGGACGGAATCATCAGCGACTACCCCGATCGCGTGGTCGCCGCAGCCAAGGAAAAGCGCGGCAGCAGAAGCTGA
- a CDS encoding dicarboxylate/amino acid:cation symporter → MHPTAAAAPQSRKKPFYTSLWAQVLLAIAAAVALGYFSPAKAIAMKPLGDAFIRLITMIITLIIFCTVVSGIAGMQDMKKVGRVGGKALLYFEIVSTLALFIGLVVGNVVRPGGGFNVDPATLDARAVASYAGQAKAQSVTEFLMHIIPTTLVDAFAKGDILEVLLVSILFGLALSAVAPRCKPLLDLFDALTHAVFGIVNIVMKFAPIGAFGAIAFTVGKYGIASLGPLLKVIGTFYLTSILFVLLVLGAIAGAAGFSILKFLAYIKEEILIVVGVNSSEAALPTLMAKMERLGCSKPLVGLVVPAGYTFNTDGSSLYMTLAALFVAQATNTPLTLMQQLTILAVATLTSKGASGVQGASFIALVATLTVVPTIPVAGMALLLGIDRFMSTGRALVNMIGNGVATLVVARWEGEFDRKTLQRVFD, encoded by the coding sequence ATGCACCCCACCGCCGCCGCGGCACCGCAATCTCGCAAGAAACCCTTCTACACAAGTTTGTGGGCGCAAGTGCTGCTGGCCATTGCGGCGGCCGTCGCGCTCGGCTATTTCAGCCCCGCCAAAGCCATTGCCATGAAGCCGCTCGGCGATGCCTTCATCCGCCTGATCACCATGATCATCACCCTGATCATTTTCTGCACCGTCGTCTCCGGCATCGCCGGCATGCAGGACATGAAGAAGGTCGGGCGGGTTGGCGGCAAGGCCCTGCTGTATTTCGAGATCGTCTCCACGCTGGCGCTGTTCATCGGCCTGGTCGTCGGCAACGTGGTGCGCCCCGGCGGCGGCTTCAATGTGGATCCAGCCACCTTGGACGCCAGAGCCGTGGCCAGCTACGCCGGCCAGGCCAAGGCCCAGAGCGTGACCGAATTCCTGATGCACATCATTCCGACCACGCTGGTCGACGCCTTTGCCAAGGGCGACATTCTCGAAGTTCTGCTCGTCTCCATCCTCTTCGGCCTCGCTTTATCGGCCGTCGCGCCGCGCTGCAAGCCGCTGCTCGATCTGTTTGACGCGCTCACCCATGCCGTCTTCGGCATAGTAAATATCGTGATGAAGTTTGCCCCCATCGGGGCATTCGGCGCGATCGCCTTCACCGTCGGCAAATATGGCATTGCTTCCTTGGGCCCGCTGCTCAAGGTGATCGGGACGTTCTATCTCACTTCCATTCTGTTTGTACTCCTCGTGCTGGGCGCGATTGCCGGCGCCGCGGGTTTCAGCATTCTCAAATTCCTCGCCTATATCAAGGAAGAGATCCTCATCGTGGTGGGCGTGAATTCCTCGGAAGCGGCGCTGCCGACGCTGATGGCCAAAATGGAGAGGCTGGGCTGCTCGAAACCCCTCGTCGGACTCGTCGTGCCGGCCGGCTATACCTTCAACACCGACGGCAGCAGTCTGTACATGACGCTCGCTGCTCTGTTTGTGGCCCAGGCCACCAATACCCCTCTGACCCTCATGCAACAATTGACCATCCTGGCCGTGGCCACCCTGACCTCCAAGGGCGCCAGCGGTGTCCAGGGCGCTTCGTTCATCGCCCTTGTGGCCACGCTGACTGTCGTGCCCACCATTCCCGTGGCGGGCATGGCTCTGCTCCTCGGCATCGACCGCTTTATGAGCACCGGACGCGCGCTGGTCAACATGATCGGCAACGGCGTAGCCACCCTGGTCGTGGCACGCTGGGAAGGCGAGTTCGATCGCAAAACTCTGCAGCGCGTTTTCGACTGA
- the aroF gene encoding 3-deoxy-7-phosphoheptulonate synthase, which produces MIISMKLHATPQEIDEVRKQVEHFGYKVHSIEGEERVVIAVVGVGDVTPCLESVEAMPQVENVVRITAPYKFVSKEFRKERTRIRVNGVEIGGDQFVVMAGPCSVESEEQIMRAAEGVARAGAKILRGGAFKPRTSPYDFQGMEEEGLKLLRKAKKATGLAIITEIMGDRDVNLVAEYADILQVGARNMQNFVLLKALGKCGKPILLKRGMSSTVKELLMSAEYIVAHGNPEVLLCERGIRTFETITRNTCDIAAIPALQELTHLPIVLDPSHATGRRSLVPALARAGVAIGADGLLVEVHPAPEKAVSDGAQSLDIPQFQHMMQELKPYIQLWQESRKKEVAAAASR; this is translated from the coding sequence ATGATTATTTCCATGAAGCTCCATGCCACGCCGCAGGAAATCGACGAAGTGCGCAAGCAGGTGGAGCATTTTGGCTACAAGGTGCACTCCATCGAAGGGGAAGAGCGCGTGGTCATCGCCGTCGTCGGCGTGGGGGACGTCACCCCCTGCCTGGAATCGGTCGAGGCCATGCCGCAAGTCGAAAATGTGGTGCGCATCACCGCGCCCTATAAGTTCGTCAGCAAGGAGTTCCGCAAGGAACGCACCCGCATCCGCGTCAACGGGGTCGAGATCGGCGGCGACCAATTCGTGGTCATGGCCGGCCCCTGTTCGGTGGAATCGGAAGAGCAGATCATGCGCGCGGCCGAGGGCGTGGCCCGGGCCGGGGCCAAGATCCTGCGCGGGGGGGCGTTCAAGCCGCGCACCTCGCCCTATGATTTTCAGGGCATGGAAGAAGAAGGCCTGAAGCTGCTGCGCAAGGCCAAGAAGGCCACCGGGCTGGCCATCATCACGGAGATCATGGGCGACCGCGACGTGAACCTGGTCGCGGAATACGCGGATATCCTGCAGGTGGGCGCTCGCAACATGCAGAATTTCGTGCTGCTCAAGGCCCTGGGCAAATGCGGCAAGCCCATCCTGCTGAAACGCGGCATGAGCAGCACGGTGAAGGAGCTGCTGATGTCCGCGGAATATATCGTGGCCCATGGCAATCCCGAGGTGCTCCTGTGCGAGCGCGGCATCCGTACCTTCGAAACGATAACGCGCAACACCTGCGACATCGCCGCGATTCCCGCGCTGCAGGAGCTGACCCACCTGCCCATCGTGCTGGATCCCAGCCACGCCACGGGGCGGCGCAGCCTGGTGCCGGCGCTCGCCCGCGCGGGCGTGGCCATCGGAGCCGACGGGCTGCTCGTCGAGGTGCACCCCGCGCCGGAGAAGGCGGTCAGCGACGGAGCGCAGTCCCTGGATATCCCACAGTTCCAGCATATGATGCAGGAGCTGAAGCCGTACATCCAGCTGTGGCAGGAGTCGCGGAAGAAAGAAGTGGCCGCCGCGGCGAGCCGCTGA
- a CDS encoding IclR family transcriptional regulator: protein MTLAETSPATAVERALNILEAAAHRREGLTNSEISRRLSIPKSSASYILRTLERRGYLRRDAENGRYRLGLKILSLGRDAQANLDIAAVAQPFMRALVERVHLTCHLAVLDQGEAVYIEKVDAPGFFKVNTWVGRRMFLHSTSVGKALLAWLPKAEAEAIVRAHGLKKRTPKTIATLTRFLTELDTVRMQGYAVDDEENSLGARCLGAPIFDALGGVPAALGVSGTITQVSEAELPRIAEALKETTRRISRQLLRTGTTGPA from the coding sequence ATGACCCTCGCTGAAACCAGCCCCGCCACCGCCGTGGAGCGCGCCCTGAACATCCTGGAAGCCGCGGCCCACCGCCGCGAAGGGCTCACCAATTCCGAAATCAGCCGCCGCCTGAGCATTCCCAAGAGTTCGGCGAGCTATATCCTGCGCACCCTGGAGCGGCGTGGCTACCTGCGGCGGGATGCCGAGAACGGCCGCTACCGCCTGGGGCTGAAGATCCTGAGCCTGGGGCGGGACGCGCAGGCCAATCTGGACATCGCCGCAGTGGCCCAGCCGTTCATGCGCGCGCTCGTGGAGCGCGTGCACTTGACGTGTCACTTGGCGGTGCTGGACCAGGGCGAAGCGGTGTACATCGAGAAGGTGGACGCGCCGGGGTTCTTCAAGGTCAACACCTGGGTGGGCCGGCGGATGTTCCTGCACTCCACGAGCGTGGGCAAGGCGCTGCTGGCCTGGCTGCCGAAGGCCGAGGCGGAAGCGATCGTGCGCGCGCACGGGCTGAAGAAGCGCACGCCGAAAACCATCGCGACGCTGACCCGCTTTCTGACGGAACTGGATACGGTGCGGATGCAGGGCTACGCGGTGGACGACGAGGAGAACAGCCTGGGGGCGCGGTGCCTGGGCGCGCCGATCTTCGACGCGCTGGGCGGGGTGCCGGCGGCGCTGGGGGTGAGCGGGACGATCACCCAAGTGAGCGAGGCGGAACTCCCGCGCATCGCCGAGGCCCTCAAGGAAACGACGCGGCGGATCTCGCGCCAGTTGCTGCGCACGGGAACCACCGGGCCGGCGTGA
- a CDS encoding LssY C-terminal domain-containing protein — protein sequence MTAKQSTATEIPRTAAAASASHPFVLANGTPLKLRALRTVSSADAHPGDTVDFEVIYDVLLNGFPVIPRGSVAQATITAVHKKRRMGRGGKLKLRLDSIRLSTGQTVALRSEKEVRGGGHKTVMATGMAVTALAFYPAAPALLFLRGQESVLLQGTEVTAHVHGNFPLDAARFNRALTAESAQPAGPTAMPTAATPANQVTLEQLTTLLPRRVLNGQGHEGDMVNLVFVGTQEQLEEAFAQAGWIETIRSKPHAFWHAAHDPKNNVAMPMSRLFLFGRPQDYGYAKEDTASTVTRRHHLRIWKTGYEVAGYPVWAGAATHDIGIEKDQHKWSLTHKIDPEVDQERDFVGECLATASRLAESHYFLPADPVLEATTATGGSYRSNGKILVLHLQGTETLLARAPQPAH from the coding sequence GTGACGGCAAAGCAGTCAACCGCCACGGAAATTCCCCGTACGGCCGCCGCGGCCAGCGCCTCCCACCCGTTCGTCCTCGCCAACGGCACGCCCCTCAAGCTGCGCGCCTTGCGTACCGTCTCTTCCGCCGACGCCCATCCCGGCGATACGGTGGACTTTGAAGTGATCTACGACGTCCTGCTGAACGGGTTTCCGGTGATCCCGCGCGGCAGCGTGGCCCAAGCCACCATCACGGCCGTGCACAAGAAGCGCCGCATGGGGCGCGGCGGCAAGCTCAAACTGCGCCTCGATTCCATCCGTCTAAGCACCGGCCAGACCGTGGCCCTGCGCTCGGAGAAAGAAGTTCGCGGCGGAGGACACAAGACCGTTATGGCCACGGGCATGGCCGTCACCGCCCTGGCTTTCTATCCGGCGGCCCCGGCGCTGCTCTTTTTGCGCGGTCAGGAAAGCGTCCTGCTGCAGGGCACGGAAGTGACCGCCCACGTGCACGGGAACTTCCCCCTGGATGCCGCCAGATTCAACCGGGCGCTCACGGCGGAATCGGCCCAGCCTGCAGGGCCGACAGCGATGCCCACCGCGGCAACCCCGGCAAACCAAGTCACCCTAGAGCAACTCACCACGCTGCTTCCCCGCCGCGTTCTCAACGGCCAGGGCCACGAAGGGGACATGGTCAACCTGGTCTTCGTCGGCACCCAGGAGCAGCTCGAAGAGGCTTTCGCACAGGCCGGCTGGATTGAAACCATCCGCTCCAAACCACATGCCTTCTGGCACGCCGCGCACGATCCCAAAAACAATGTGGCCATGCCCATGAGCCGTCTCTTCCTCTTCGGCCGTCCCCAGGATTACGGCTATGCCAAGGAAGACACCGCTTCCACGGTGACCCGCCGTCACCACCTGCGCATCTGGAAGACCGGCTACGAGGTGGCCGGCTATCCGGTCTGGGCGGGCGCCGCGACGCACGACATCGGCATCGAGAAAGACCAGCATAAATGGTCCCTCACCCACAAGATCGATCCGGAAGTGGACCAGGAGCGCGACTTCGTCGGGGAATGCCTGGCCACGGCAAGCCGCCTGGCGGAATCCCATTACTTTTTGCCGGCGGACCCGGTCCTCGAAGCCACCACCGCCACCGGCGGCAGCTATCGTTCCAACGGCAAGATCCTGGTCCTCCACCTGCAGGGCACTGAAACCCTCCTGGCCCGCGCTCCGCAACCGGCCCACTAG
- the rsmA gene encoding 16S rRNA (adenine(1518)-N(6)/adenine(1519)-N(6))-dimethyltransferase RsmA: MARQRLGQHFLADAAWREKIARAIGISRHAAGLAAAPPSQTPWLEIGAGHGEMTEHLLATGLPVTTIELDPPLVAGLQRLAEKFPNLTVVSGDILQLDLAKLLANRRVRVYGNLPYYITSPILHRLFEHAANIEAIHIVIQLEVAQRLAARPGSRDYGYLSVLTQYYSRPEIALQIPRGAFQPPPEVTSALVSLRLPGAGAALGLQDEQRFLDFVKLSFAQKRKTLVNNLRALAGPELVREALASLGLRPDARAEQLSVEQFAALFRRLIPG, translated from the coding sequence ATGGCCCGCCAACGCCTCGGACAACATTTCCTCGCCGACGCCGCCTGGCGCGAAAAGATCGCGCGCGCCATCGGCATCTCCCGCCACGCCGCCGGCCTCGCCGCCGCCCCGCCCTCGCAAACCCCCTGGCTCGAAATCGGCGCCGGCCACGGCGAAATGACCGAACACCTTCTCGCCACCGGTCTTCCCGTCACCACCATCGAGCTCGATCCCCCGCTCGTCGCCGGCCTCCAGCGCCTCGCCGAAAAATTCCCCAACCTCACCGTCGTCTCCGGCGACATCCTCCAGCTCGATCTCGCAAAACTCCTCGCCAACCGGCGCGTGCGCGTCTACGGCAACCTCCCCTACTACATCACCTCGCCCATCCTGCACCGCCTCTTCGAGCACGCCGCAAACATCGAAGCCATCCACATCGTCATCCAGCTCGAAGTCGCCCAGCGCCTTGCCGCCCGCCCCGGCTCCCGCGACTACGGCTACCTCTCCGTCCTCACCCAGTACTACTCCCGCCCCGAAATCGCCCTGCAGATTCCCCGCGGCGCCTTCCAGCCCCCGCCGGAAGTCACCTCCGCGCTCGTCTCCCTGCGCCTGCCCGGCGCCGGGGCCGCGCTCGGCCTGCAAGACGAGCAGCGCTTCCTCGATTTCGTGAAATTGTCTTTCGCTCAGAAGAGAAAAACCCTGGTCAACAACCTGCGCGCCCTCGCCGGCCCGGAGCTGGTCCGCGAAGCCCTCGCCTCCCTCGGCCTCCGCCCCGACGCCCGCGCCGAGCAGCTCAGCGTCGAGCAGTTCGCCGCCCTCTTCCGCCGCCTCATCCCCGGATAG